DNA sequence from the Nitrososphaerota archaeon genome:
GCCTACCACTTTTAGATCAGCAGATGCTCAATGACGCGTTGTGGTTTGTAGTCAAAGTAGTCGGTGTTATCTTTTTCATATTGCTGCCAAGAGGCGTATTCCCGAGAATCAGAATTGATCTGCTTTTGCACATTGGTTGGTACAAACTGATCGGACTTGCATTCGTTAACATCTTTATAGCACTCGCCTTGGTTTACGCTGGGGTACTAGGTCCGGAGGGAATCTTATAATGGGAACAGCAACTGGAATCATCAAAGCACTAAACTCTGGAATCAAGCACCTAGCAGTCAAGAGATTCACACTACGATATCCTGAACAAAAACTAAAGATGGTCGGAGATGGCTATCAATACGATCCAAACACCGGGGTTGGGATTGCGGGCTACAAGGGACGACACATGCTCTTCCATGACCACTGTACCGGATGCCAGCTGTGCTCTATTGCATGCGAAGGAGTTGCGGAGGCAATTGCAATGGTCAAGGTCCAAGAGGACTGGAAACAAAACAAAAAGGCAATCATGCCGCAAATCGACTATGGCAAGTGCGTCTTCTGCG
Encoded proteins:
- a CDS encoding 4Fe-4S dicluster domain-containing protein produces the protein MGTATGIIKALNSGIKHLAVKRFTLRYPEQKLKMVGDGYQYDPNTGVGIAGYKGRHMLFHDHCTGCQLCSIACEGVAEAIAMVKVQEDWKQNKKAIMPQIDYGKCVFCGLCVDACPFYALYMTNDYELSSFTKEGLIYTPAQLQVKPNIAQDVELKFDNPRGATHG